In Sphingobacterium sp. R2, the genomic stretch TTTACTTCCTGAAGAAAAGCCGTAGCACCAAAGCTGTGGATTGCTAAGTACTTATGAATAGAATTAGAACTATCCTTATTGAAGATGAGCCAATTGCAAGAGGTCGCCTGGAGAAATTAGTTTCCAAATTGGGGCTGATCGAAATATTGGGTGTATTTGAAAATCCGTCGCAGGCCATTGATATCTTGAAAAAGCATGAGATAGACCTTATTTTGTCGGATATTGATATGCCGGAGATGGATGGCATTACTTTTCTCAAAGGACTTGTTCATCCGCCTTTTGTTGTGTTTATAACTGGCCATTATGAATATGCCGTCGATGGATTCGAACTGGATGTAATCGATTATATTTTAAAGCCACAGCTGACAGAAGAAAGGTTAATCAAAGCAATAGAGAAAGTTCAGAAGGCTATGCTGTTTTCTAGAAGGGCCGCTAATGGAGAAAGAAAAGCGATTAAAATAAGGGATCGGAATAAGACTATTTTTATAGATCCTACGGATGTTTTCTACCTAAAAGCTTGGGGGGATTATATACAGATCTATTCCGTAGAAGGGATGCAAACTTTACTGTCTACCATGAAAGATATGGAAGCAGAACTGCCATGGGATATGTTTGCGCGCATGCATCGTTCTTATATCGTTAATGTCAAGCAGATCAAGGGTGTTGAGGCAAGCAAAGTAATTCTGAAAAATGGGACAGAACTCGGTATAGGTTTGCAATACCGCAATCAGCTTTTTGCTAAGATGGGACTGATATAAAAATTTAATTTATCGAGGCCATACGCTCTTTCTGTTTCCCGATCTGCATTTTATAATAGCAAACCATAAAATGATAGACCGCAAGTTCATGCAAACGTTGATCCGACATGAACAATCGATTAATAAACATGTGAATATAGCTTGACAATAACGAGGCCCGGGTTGACCGGAACTCTTCTTCATCTGTATGTTTCCGTAAGGTGGAGAATATGCTGTATTGGACTGCACTTAGTTTCTCTTTGGTTTCTCCCAGGTGGTCTAATGGCTGAGCGAACCAGTCTTTCCTATCTTTGAACTTATTGTTTAGATGAACCCATAGATTTTTATTATTGTCAAATTCTTGCTGATACAACGTATTCATCTGGATGCAAAAATCTCTTTTTTCGAATAGCGTAAATTTTGCAGCATCAAATAATGATTCCATATGTTGAAAAGCCAAAAGCCAGCGATCGTTTATTGAACTGCTTTGCTGCATTGTCATTAATATGATTTCGCTCTGCCGGAAGAATAACTCCTCGCTAGGTTCCATACATAATGGGGTATATCGTTCAATCTCGCGTTTGTAAGTATCAAAGGATATTGATGAAATCTGGCCCTCTTCCACAAATTGTTCCAATAGATGATTTATAGTGGAGACAACGAAAGAACAATAGCTTGGGTCTGAAAGCTCCACCCTCAATCTTATGTGGGGAGCTGGATCGTTATAACGTATGAAAAACCATTTTTTTATGGCATTTTTTCGATTGATAGCAGCGATGAACGTGGGGAAAAGATCCTTTAATAGGGTGTCTGCAAAATGTAATCCGCAATAAATTTTAGCGTAAAGCCATTCTGTTCCCAAGGGAAAACATCTTTTTAGGTTATTTTCTTGGGGGGCCGATTCATCTGTGAAGGTCTTATGCTGGGCTTCAATTGGAATAATGATCTCATTGGCAAAAACATTTCCATCTTTATCGTTTACAACGGATGAATAATCGTTCAGGATATATTCGATTAAAATTGTTTCCCTTTTGCAGATGTGATCCAATAGTATTTCCGCGCAAAAAGGATTGTCTAAATTTATCAGCAGTTCATTATCGCCGCTGCTGATGACAACCATTGTTGGGATTTTGAGCTCTGCCTGCATATTTTTCACGAAATCGTGGGGGTGACTTGGGTATTTTGAAAGTCTTTGAATGCGCCATTGCGCTCGGGATAAGATAATATTTTTGTAGCTTATTCTCGGGAGCCTAGGCTGTTCTTTCATAATTCCCCAATTCCAAGAGATATCCAGCCTGTTATTTTGGAATTGGAAATCTGCAAGAAATTTATAGATATTCATACCCTGCTCAAAATTGTGGGCCGTCGTCAAACGGGGGATAACCATTTTATTGCAACTTTTGGACCACAAGACTAGGCGATTGTCTTTGACAAACAAGTATAAGTCACTTACGTCAATTTGTTCTTGTTCTTTGTCAATAGTTGCGGTCAGACAGATGGATGCTCTTCGGAGTGCTGGTCTAGAAATAATATTTGCAGCATTGCTATCTGGATAATGGCATATCTCAGCGAGTATTGCATTTGGAAATTGCTGTTGTTCGCTGTTGGCAGATTCCTTTAATTTGTTAGCCAATTTCTCATCCAGATGTGCAAATCTGGAAATTAAGTTTCCGGATGACGAACCACCAATAGTACCCAGATTGAAGCATAAATGTTCCTCACGTGAGCTTCTCAGAAGATTGCCAATGGCATAGAACGAGGAAGGTATGGCATTGGGAGTCTGTTTGCACCCTTTAGCAATATGATCTAGATCGCTTCTGGTTAGCTGAATTTCGGTGAAATGACTTTTTACACTTTCTACAAATTTTTCAATCACCAGGTCTTGATAATGGTGGTCGTCATATTTTTTTTCTTCAGTTATGGCTATATTTTTTACTTCTCCAAGTATTTCATCATTTATATTGTATACACCCTCCTGACGGCCATAACCAATACCGGTATCGGGGTCTAAGGCCGTAGTCAATGGGATCATTCTATCTTCATATTTATCAAAGAATGCAGCTTTAAACCGGTCAAAATCTGTCAACTTTGCCGGCGTGCAAAGTGGTAGTAAATCCTGAAATTGATCGCTTAGGTGATTTAATGCAGTATTGGGTAATTTGTTGTCTTCCATTTCAATAAGTAGGTCTCCCTGCAACAAATTGTTCCTGTCGAGGTCTGGAATTATAGGCTGCAATAATTTAACCACGTCATTCTGTATGTTAACGGCAGATGGAGAACTACGCAGCAGTGTTTGTATCCTTGATAAAGCATTCAAATAATATCCCTCCTTATCCACTCTTTCAAGCGTCTTGATCAAACTGTCAAGATAACCTCGACCAATCACATTGGGTTGTAATTCGGAGGATATAATCCCGAGACTGATGAGGTTATTGACGAATAGGGTAGCATGTGCTTTTGAAGCTCCAAGAAGCTGCAGCAAATCAGTCAATGATTGATAGTTGGCAGTTCGCTCATCGCTTTGGAAATATTCGACGACACGATCCAAAACAGGAGTAGGTCTTATGCGCTTTAGTATATTCTGCCCTTTCTTCCCATTTGTTACTTTTTGATAGTATTTGTAATACTTGCCATCTAAGTATAAGGTTGGATTAATGCGATAATTGAGTTGACTATAAACTCTTCTGTCTTTTGAGACCTGTGCAATAATCCCTGTCACAATGGAGGCATCGAGTTTCAATACAGTTTTATGGGTATTACCCCTGATTAATGACACCTTTTTTTCGGAGGCTATAACGTTCCCTAAAGATACACCTGCGAATAAACCGAAAGGCGTACTCCTTGTGCTCATCCGAATCGCATATTTGAGTAGCGAAGCCATTATTTTTGGGTTACTCGCTTTCTTGTAGTCAATCCATTTTTCTACTTCCACGGAGAAGGAGGGGCTTGCTAGAAATAGTGCTTCTTTTAATCGCTCACCTTGAAACAGATGACGAAGTTTCTCTTCCATAACATCTGCCTCTTTTATCCTTAAAAGATCAACGGCAACTGCAGCGGGAAGTAATGGTGTCCGCAGAAGAAAATAATCGGATAACTGGAATAATGACATAGGTAGGCGGGACTAGTATCTCATGACCTGTTTTATACAGGACTGAAACATTTCGGGCGAAATTGGTTTTTGCAGTGCAAAATGCTTCCTATTTTTGATAAATTCAGGATATTGCCGATGTGACAAAGCGGAGGTAATAATTAGGATAGGAATATCGACGATCAAATCGGCAAGCGTACTGATGTTGCCGCCGCTAACAATGAGATCTAAGAATAGGATGTCTGCCGATTTTAAATCTTGCCTAAACAATGCTGGATTTTCAATGTCTTCGACCATTCTTATCAATTGAAGATCTGGAAACATATGGATGTATTCAACCATTTTTTTTGTTGCCAAGGGTTCATCCTCTATGAGAATACATTTGAGTTGGGGTGAAGTCATATACTTGGTTTGTTTTTTATGTATCGGGGTCGCAAAGACGATTGCTGTAAAGACGCCTACCAGAACGCCTTTACAGCTTTATCCTCTTTTATACTACTTTTGAAGATGTGACTGTCCTAATCGTAACTAGTTCCATATCATCAAAATCGAAAAATGAGATCGGTTCAACCACGCAGACAGTTTGTACATCCAATACAAAATCTTCCGCTAAAAAATTTTCAATGTTTTCCATAAATAATACGTTTAAATTGTACACAAATGTGCTTTCTACGGAAAAGAACGACGAAAAATATCGACGGAATGGAAAATGAAGCCGACGAACTAAAAAATCCATTCGACGAAAAAATAGCGCCTGTTGCTATTTCTGTTTAATTTTATGCTAAACTTTGTTTATGCAACCTTTCAGAAGATGATTTGTGTGAAAGAAGGGCAACTGTATGCTGTTATCATATTCGACGAAATAGCATTTGAGTACGATGAAATAGCGGTAGCTTAATTGTAGAATTCTATTTGGGTCATTATCTTAGACCTATCTATTTTAGCTTCGGAAAACCATTTCTTTAGCCATCAAAATCTTGTGGCTCCAATAGATAAGCTAGATATAAGTTTTGAGGTAATTCCTTAAACGATAAAAGCGTCTGCCAAATGAAGAGGTGAGTAGGGTGAGCGATTGAAACAAATGAGAATATGAATTTATCGAATGAAATGCACTGTTTTTTGAAAAGAGAAGGTTTACGGTTATTTAGAAAAAAAGTAAGCTGGCAAAGCTCCGCCAAATATCAGATTTATAGGGACGGGGAAACAAAAATCGGTGTCGCATTTGACCGAATTCAAAATTTTATGGATAAAGAAAACAATGCATCCATGGGGAATGGAGTGGAAACGATTAAACTCGAACAACGTGGTGATTATATCATTTACGGTTTTGTTGAAAAAGTTGAAATGTAAAGCGTTTCAAAGAGATTAATTCTTTCCGTTGAATTTAACCTTCATATCTTATTAGTGATTAAATCTTACAAATCAATTCCTTAATTGTGTAACGATTTGCATCTTATTTGTGGCCAAATTTGTTGTATAAAATTAAACAATCCGTTATGGCGACAGATCTTTATAAAGATACAGTTTATATACCTTTGGAAGATGTTGAAAGCGAACATTGTGCATCAATTGTCGAAAAAGGACTAGCCCAGGTTAAAGGCCTGGCGAGCTATCAGGTGGAATTGAATAATCACAGAGCTGCTATCGTACCGAAGGATAGTGAAGCAGTCATTAGCAGTGTAAAGGCGATCAAAGATCTTGGTTATGGTGTTTCTACATTGACCAAAACATTTCCAGTTCTTGGGATGACTTGCGCCTCATGCGCCAGTAGCGCTGAAAGTATGGCGAAATATGAACAGGGGGTTGTTAATGCAGCTGTAAATTATGCAACAGGAAATCTCACTGTTGAATATATTCCCGGTGTGACAGATCCTTTAAAAATCCAAAAGGCGGTCCAAGCTGGTGGCTATGATCTGTTAATTGAAGAGGAATCCACACAGCAGGAAACTTTGGAGGCTATTCACGCAGAGAAATTCCGTAAGCTTAAGGTCAAAACACGTTGGGCAGTGTTGCTATCACTTCCCGTAGTGATCATTGGTATGTTTTTTATGAATATGCCTTACGCTAATCCTATCATGTGGCTGTTTTCCACGCCAGTGGTTCTTTGGCTGGGCAAGGATTTTTTTGTCAATGCGTGGAAGCAGGCAAAACATCGTTCCGCCAACATGGACACACTCGTTGCATTAAGTACAGGGATAGCCTACATTTTCAGTGTATTCAACATGCTTTTTGCTGACTTTTGGCATCAACGCGGCTTACATGCGCATGTATATTTTGAGGCCGCTTCAGTTGTCATAGCTTTCATTTTGTTGGGTAAACTACTGGAGGAGAAGGCCAAAGGTAACACCTCATCCGCTATTAAAAAGCTAATGGGGCTGCAGCCTAAGACAGTGATAGTCATTCAATCCGATGGAACAGCGCGTCAGGTCCCGATAGAAGCCGTTCATGTGGGCGACATCATCCTTGTAAAACCCGGTGAGAAGATTGCTGTCGATGGGCTTGTTATCAGTGGAAATTCCTATGTCGATGAAAGTATGCTAAGCGGGGAGCCGGTTCCCGTTTTAAAAATGGAAAATGAGCAGGTTTTTGCAGGGACGATGAATCAGAAAGGTAGCTTTCAGTTTAGAGCAACAAAAGTGGGTAAAGAAACCATGCTGGCAAATATCATTAAAATGGTGCAGGACGCGCAGGGGAGTAAAGCACCAGTGCAAAAGCTGGTCGATCGAATTGCTGCTGTATTCGTTCCTGTTGTCATTGGTATTGCTATTTTAACTTTTCTAGTGTGGTTTACATGGGGTGGAGAAAATCATCTGGCGCAAGGATTATTGGCTGCAGTAACGGTTTTAGTTATCGCCTGTCCGTGTGCATTGGGTTTAGCAACGCCTACAGCAATCATGGTTGGCGTGGGTAAAGGAGCTGAGCAGGGCATTTTAATTAAGGATGCGGAAAGCCTAGAGTTGGCCAAAAAGGTAAATGCAATTGTTTTGGATAAGACCGGAACCATTACAGCAGGAAAACCAGTGGTTACGGATGTGTATTGGAAGGATAATGCAGATGAGTTAAAAGGTATTTTATTGAGCTTGGAGACACAGTCGGAGCATCCTTTGGCAGAAGCTGTTGTAGCCTATTACAATGATGTAAAAGCAACACCAATATCTTTTATCGAAAGTATCACGGGGAAAGGTGTCAAGGGCAGTGAAGGGATCATAACCTACTATGTGGGGAACCGGAGATTGTTAACGGAAAATAGGATTACAATTTCGACGGAATTGATGGAACGTGCCACGCAATGGGAAAATCAATCTAAAACGGTGATCTGGTTTGCCAATAGTCAGACTGCATTAGCTGTCATTGCTATTGCGGATCGGATCAAGGAAACTTCTGTACGTGCCATCAAGGAGATGCAAGCAATGGGAATTGAACTATATATGCTTACTGGTGACAACGAGACCACTGCTAGGGCTATCGCTGCGGAAACAGGTCTTCAGCACTACAAAGCGGAGGTATTGCCAGAGCACAAAGCCGATTTTGTTAAAGAATTGCAGCAAAAGGGGAAGGTGGTGGCTATGGTGGGTGACGGTATCAATGACAGCACAGCCTTAGCAACAGCCGATGTCAGTATTGCCATGGGAAAAGGAAGCGATATCGCTATGGATGTGGCCAAAATGACCATTATTTCTTCTGATTTAACGAAAATACCACAGGCAATCCGACTCTCAAAACAAACGGTCACAACGATCAAGCAAAACTTGTTTTGGGCGTTTATTTACAATTTGGTTGGCATTCCGCTCGCTGCAGGTATCCTGTATCCAGTCAATGGTTTTCTTTTAAACCCGATGATAGCTGGCGCTGCAATGGCATTGAGCAGTGTAAGTGTCGTCAGTAATAGCTTGCGACTTCGCTGGAAAAAATAGCTAATTATGGTTAAGCCGTAAGCTTCGTTTTTAAACGGTAAATATTGTAAAACAAAACAGAAAAATCGTAAGTACAACCAAATGGGATATAGCGATATTTGTGTAAATAATTGAATAGATTGATCATATTAAAATTAAATAACATGGAAAGAAAAGAACTTCAATTTAAAACCAACCTTAACTGTGGAGGCTGTGTGTCCAAAGTAAGTGCTGATCTGGATCGTATGGACGGTATTATTGAGTGGAACGTTGACACTGCGAATGCAGACAAAATATTGACTGTCAAATGTGAAGGTATTTCGGAAGAAGAAGTTGTTGAAATTATTAAAAGAAAGGGCTTCGATGCAGTGGCCTGCTCCGCTTAATTGCTCAATAACGCTATTGAAACATCCTTATTGAACTTCACCCTAAAGTTATATCAACTTTAGGGTGATTTTTGTGTTATCATTTCTATGTGGTTAAAGAATCAATAGATTGCTGATCAACCCTGTGGAAGTTGCTGATGAGTTTTGAGATTTTATTTTATTGGTGATTACTAGCTTTGTTTTCAGTAGTTTATGTTGCATGTCGGTATCCGGCACTTGTGGTCACGGATAATTAAGATTAAATTAGCTCATGCTTTGAAAAATTTCCCACCAGAAAGGTCGGGTTGACACTTAGCAAGGTGCAATTTATTTGTAAATGAAATAATCTAATGAAACAAAAAACAATGCGTATTAAGTTTAATAGCAGATCTATTTTTTGGGGCTTTGCGGCGTTATCGTCAATTTTATTTTTAAGCTGTGGAAATACGGGAACCAAAAATGAGGTCAAGACCGAAAAGGTGGAGGAACCTGCTGAAGCTGCTGCACCCACGGCACAGGAGTTATCTTTTAAAGATAAAGAGGGTAAGGTGCTTCAATTAAGTGCTTTAAAAGGTAAGGTGGTGTTTATCAATTTCTGGGCAACTTGGTGTCCTCCGTGTATTCATGAACTGCCTTCTATTGACCAACTTAAGCAATCCCTTAAAGATAATAAGGATATCGTTTTTCTCCTAGTAGATGTTGATGGCGACATGGAAAAGTCTTCAGCATTCATGGCAGAAAATAAGTATGACCTACCTCTTTATATAGCAGAGGGTGATATTCCTGCAGAATTCTTAGGACAGTCGATACCGACGACAGTCATTCTGGATAAAGATGGAAAGATTGTAGAGCGTTTGGAAGGAAGCCGTGACTATGGAGCTCCTGAGATAAAAAAAGCCTTGCAGGATATCGCGAGTGGCAGTTAACGATCGATTATTGTAATCGCTATTTATTAGAGAAAGAGAGTAGAATTTGAAAAGAAAAACAGTAATTTCGAGCTGTCAAGTTAATTTATAGCGATGTCCGAACTTCAAGAGCAAACTGCAGTCAGAACGACTTATTTTAGTATTGTTGGTAATGCATCACTGGCCTTGTTAAAATGGCTAGCAGGTTTCTTCGGAAACTCCTATGCGCTGATTGCGGATGCAATTGAGTCAACAGCGGACATTTTCTCCTCATTTCTCGTCCTTCTGGGTTTAAAATATGCGCAACGACCTGCCGACGACAATCACCCGTATGGTCATGGTCGGGTAGAACCCCTTATCACATTTATTGTGGTCGGTTTTCTTATCGTTTCGGCAACCATAATCGCTTATGAAAGTATTGAGAATATAGGAACGCCACATGACTTGCCAAAACCTTGGACCTTAATCGTTCTCGGCGGGATCATTGTATGGAAAGAAATTTCTTACAGGATCGTTATGAAGAAAAGTAAAGAAACAAATAGTTCTTCATTGCGTGCAGACGCTTGGCACCATCGAAGCGACGCGATAACATCAGTTGCGGCTTTTATTGGGATATCGATTGCATTGTTGCTCGGAAAAGGATACGAAAATGCCGATGACTATGCCGCATTATTTGCTGCAGGGTTCATACTTTACAACTGTTATCATATTTTCAGACCAGCGCTTGGCGAGATCATGGATGAAAATGTCTATGAAGAAGTCATTGATGACATCCGGAAAGAGGCATTAAAAGTGGAGGGGATAAAAGCGACAGAAAAATGTTTTGTCCGGAAATCGGGGGCTAAATATCACGTCGATCTGCACGCTATTGTCGATAGTGAAATTACGGTACGAGCAGGGCATGAGCTGGCGCATAAACTCAAAGACCATTTGGTTGCACATATTCCTGATCTTGGTCATGTGATGATCCATATCGAACCGAACGAATGCCTTTGACAGTCAACTTAAAAATGGCAGCACATGCTATTTTTTCTGAACCGTGCCGCCATTTGATTTTTATTGAAACTTAGGTGTTTTCAGCTTCAAGCAATTCGATCTGCCATTTAATCTGATCCGCTTTGATAGGGTAATCGACATTATTTCTTAAGCTTTCATAAATGGCTTCAAACAGCTGATTATAATCTCCTTTATGTGGCGTTACGAAAGATTCATGTTTTTGATTCGCCGCATCTATGGTGACGAGTTTCCCTTCGAGACCTGCTGGCTCAAGGCCATAAGATGGATTGTCGGGTAACATACCATCCAGCAATTGCTGTTCTTGCACATCCGTCATATTCTTGATAAAACTCCCTTTTGTACCGTGGATGACAAAGGCTGGTTGTGGAGAAGCAACCAAAAGACTGCCCGTTAAGTACACATTCAATCCTTCAGGATAAGAGAGCTGATAGTGAAAATAATCTGCCACTTTAGAATCCGGCCTGTTAATGGAGGTCGTCTTGGTAAATTTAACCGGCTTTCCAAAAAGGGAGATGGCCTGATCAATAAGGTGAGGACCGAGGTCGTAGGTAATACCATTGGAAATATACTGCGTATCTTCCTTGAAGTATTTTTGTCCCAATTCCATTTTATAGCGATCAAATCTGAAATGCACTTCAATCAGCTTTCCTAACTCTCCACTGTCAATCACGTTTTTTATGTCTAAAAAGTGACCGTCATACCGTCTATTTTGATAGAAGAATACGTGTTTACCGTGTTTTTTGCTGATGGAAAGAAGCATGTCGAATTGTGTAGTGTCATCAACGGCAGGCTTTTCTATCAAAACATGTTTTCCTGCTTCTAGCGCCTCTTTAGCATATTGGAAATGGGTATAGTTTGGTGTATTTACAATGACCAGTTCTATAGTTTCGTCAGCTAGTAAGTCCGCAATATTATCGTAACTTATTATTCCGGGATAAAATTGGTTGGCGGCCTTTTTCGAGCGTTCCACGACAGCACTAAGATTAAAATGTGGATTTGTATAGATAAATGGTGCGTGAAAGACACGTCCAGACATGCCAAAACTAAGTATTCCTGTGTTAATTTGAGTATATTTCATTGTGTTTAAAATACGGCAGATTTCGCCAGTTATTCATTTATTTATAGACAGCTCTAATGCCTTTTTATTCTCTCGCCCACATCGCCTTTTTATTTCTAACGTATTTTAGATAGCCGATTATGCCATTCTTTTGTCGTTAAGTAGATAAACCGGATAGCGACGAAGAAAAACGGATGTTTTAAGATACCTGTAATGAATAGTGGCGTTCCTGTTTTGAGATCATGCTATAAATATATACTTTTATACTGTGTATCGCAATATCCAACTTTCTATTTATTTGAAGATTAACAGGCTATTGCAAACAGAATGAGTCCAATTATAATTTCCGCTACAGGCTGTTGTTAAAAGCAATATAAAGATTAAGAAATCAATGAAATTATGACTAATATCGTAAAATTTGCAGGCGTTGTTTTGTTGGTCGTTTTAAGCGGCTGTAACGTACATCGTGATGCACAGTTTAGAAAAGAACATTGGGTATTTGGGGGCTTTGAGCGACCCAGAGGAGTAAATCCAATTATTGAACCTGATACGAGTTCGGTATTTTATGATCCAATGTTGGGAAAAGAAATTCGATGGGAGGATAACGATACCTTTAATCCTGCAGCGGTTGTTAAGGGAGATAGTGTGTATGTCATTTATCGCGCCGAGGATCGGACAGGAAAGGCGATTGGCCACCGTACCTCCAGGCTGGGACTAGCTGCCAGTGCCGATGGCATTCATTTCGAACGACTCAAAACACCAGTATTCTACCCTGCTCCCGACGACCAACAGGATAACGAATGGCCTGGCGGGACGGAAGATCCTCGGATAGCGCAAACAGAGGATGGGCGTTTTGTCATGTTTTACACCCAATGGAACCGAAAGGTACCGCGACTCGGTGTAGCAATGTCCACTGACCTGAAACACTGGGTGAAGCATGGCCCCATTTTTAAAAAATCGAAAAATAAGCCCAACTTAATCAATGAACCGCATAAATCGGCATCTATTGTGACCGTATTGAAAGGCAATAAACAGGTGATTGCCAAAATCAACGGAAAATATTGGTTGTACTGGGGGGAGTATGGTGTGTATGGTGCTACATCCGATAATCTGATTGACTGGGAACCCGTAACGGACAATAGAGGTGCAATGAAAGCCTTCATCTCGCCAAGGCATGGTTATTTCGATAGCGCATTGACTGAATGCGGTCCTCCGGCAGTTTTGACAGATAAAGGAATTTTATTGTTATACAATGGTAAGAATCATGCTGAGAAAGGCGATATGCGTTTTGCTAAAAAGAGCTATTCCGCAGGTCAGGTTCTATTTGATCCGCGCGATCCGACAAGCGTATTAGCTCGAATGGATGTTCCGTTTTTACGCCCCATGGAATCTTTCGAAAAAAGTGGGCAATATATCGACGGGACGGTTTTTATTGAAGGGTTGGTGTATTTTAAACAAAAATGGTTTTTGTATTATGGCTGTGCAGACTCTAAAGTTGCTGTGGCTATTTATGATCCACGCCATCCGGGGCTCATGGATCCTGTACCTGGATTGTAAAAGCGAATAGGTTGACTTTGAAGCTTGTTCCCTTGTTCGGATAATGGGTAGCTGGTCAAGGAGATTTATTTTGCTAATAACCTGTAAAATTAAAAAAGGCAGATCATTTGATCTGCCTTTTTGGGTAAGTAATCGGGCTCGAACCGACGACCCCTAGAACCACAATCTAGTGCTCTAACCAACTGAGCTATACCTACCGTGATTTTGATGATACAAAAGTAAGATTAAACCCTATTCCCTCCAAATATTTGACTGAAAAAAAACAGCGTTTAAAGCCAACTAGGTGAAGATTAGTTTATTAAATTTTAATAAAAAACCTCGTAACCCGTCCATAGCAGTGCTGATATGCAATTCGCTACTCCCAAGGCTACCATTTGCTTCTAATTTTTACTAAAAAAAAGCGGTTTCTATTACCGAAACCGCTTTTTTTAGTAAAAGGATTGCCCCCTTATATCATTTCTACACTTCTCTTCACAAAAGATGTTAAATCCGCTCCAGACAATAAACCTCTGGATAAGAGTGCTAAATCAAAAGCCTGTTTTGCTAGTTTAGAGCCTTCTTCGTCCGATGCTGATAAAATTCTTTTGATCAGTGGATGGTTACCGTTAACCGTTACCTTATAATTGTCGGGCAATGAACCATAGAAATTCATACCGCCACCTGTCTTAGCCATATCTTTCATCCGGCGCATAAATTCATCAATCGTTA encodes the following:
- a CDS encoding cation diffusion facilitator family transporter — translated: MSELQEQTAVRTTYFSIVGNASLALLKWLAGFFGNSYALIADAIESTADIFSSFLVLLGLKYAQRPADDNHPYGHGRVEPLITFIVVGFLIVSATIIAYESIENIGTPHDLPKPWTLIVLGGIIVWKEISYRIVMKKSKETNSSSLRADAWHHRSDAITSVAAFIGISIALLLGKGYENADDYAALFAAGFILYNCYHIFRPALGEIMDENVYEEVIDDIRKEALKVEGIKATEKCFVRKSGAKYHVDLHAIVDSEITVRAGHELAHKLKDHLVAHIPDLGHVMIHIEPNECL
- a CDS encoding Gfo/Idh/MocA family oxidoreductase, with the translated sequence MKYTQINTGILSFGMSGRVFHAPFIYTNPHFNLSAVVERSKKAANQFYPGIISYDNIADLLADETIELVIVNTPNYTHFQYAKEALEAGKHVLIEKPAVDDTTQFDMLLSISKKHGKHVFFYQNRRYDGHFLDIKNVIDSGELGKLIEVHFRFDRYKMELGQKYFKEDTQYISNGITYDLGPHLIDQAISLFGKPVKFTKTTSINRPDSKVADYFHYQLSYPEGLNVYLTGSLLVASPQPAFVIHGTKGSFIKNMTDVQEQQLLDGMLPDNPSYGLEPAGLEGKLVTIDAANQKHESFVTPHKGDYNQLFEAIYESLRNNVDYPIKADQIKWQIELLEAENT
- a CDS encoding glycoside hydrolase family 130 protein, with translation MTNIVKFAGVVLLVVLSGCNVHRDAQFRKEHWVFGGFERPRGVNPIIEPDTSSVFYDPMLGKEIRWEDNDTFNPAAVVKGDSVYVIYRAEDRTGKAIGHRTSRLGLAASADGIHFERLKTPVFYPAPDDQQDNEWPGGTEDPRIAQTEDGRFVMFYTQWNRKVPRLGVAMSTDLKHWVKHGPIFKKSKNKPNLINEPHKSASIVTVLKGNKQVIAKINGKYWLYWGEYGVYGATSDNLIDWEPVTDNRGAMKAFISPRHGYFDSALTECGPPAVLTDKGILLLYNGKNHAEKGDMRFAKKSYSAGQVLFDPRDPTSVLARMDVPFLRPMESFEKSGQYIDGTVFIEGLVYFKQKWFLYYGCADSKVAVAIYDPRHPGLMDPVPGL